The Malus domestica chromosome 10, GDT2T_hap1 genome contains a region encoding:
- the LOC114827751 gene encoding uncharacterized protein — MPLPWKKTRATRISQFVADLQSPKRGGSLFVQTGFPASLIDLFVKNRDHLKKPSKKHKNKSKKKGNRVDDRVDDRIAPNCDLGSSDLPVLVKPSSPDSSNVENLKPTEADHGVEATDFENRAENCVVGGGECVGGIWGVILMTLMKIIVVVVLALSTKKLVVGITLSAFLLLLLEYAGKHLALFLKPCSNAKSVMAQRLSAFLLFSNGFDSSDDMKGVAAREKTVILDSAIEEIEIVDVNKKGRLIELLGMECEETKPAEKGSVGVDKTAGEKSLVELLGMECEKKRGVVDKRRVCANKTVGDVSLVKLLGKDYQKIKLVEDGEDEGEFVGDKKSKSMKNSKIKAKLIKKFVPKKLRRKGKQNEQELEPVLYSGDSSFLGDDKVEGCEEQEDREDEKQEEQESENRSVFSLDAEEKSKIQGSDGVSDNGEGSLAGEVTPLVVEKKGREGKEGGFGYLVPFLIVLAGLFGGRLVALFLTITFFFLSKLIGTLRRLVKVCP, encoded by the coding sequence ATGCCGCTTCCGTGGAAGAAGACCAGAGCGACACGGATTTCCCAATTCGTCGCCGATCTCCAATCGCCGAAACGCGGCGGTTCGCTTTTCGTCCAGACCGGGTTTCCCGCCTCTCTCATCGACCTCTTCGTCAAGAACCGGGATCACTTAAAGAAACCGTCGAAAAAGCATAAGAACAAGAGCAAGAAGAAAGGGAATCGGGTTGATGACCGGGTCGACGATCGGATCGCTCCGAATTGTGACCTGGGTTCGAGCGATTTGCCGGTTTTGGTAAAACCCAGTTCGCCAGATTCGTCAAATGTCGAGAATTTGAAGCCCACAGAAGCTGATCATGGCGTTGAGGCTACTGATTTTGAAAATCGTGCGGAGAATTGTGTCGTCGGTGGTGGAGAATGCGTCGGCGGGATTTGGGGGGTGATTCTGATGACGTTGATGAAGATTATTGTGGTGGTGGTTTTGGCTTTGAGCACCAAGAAGCTCGTGGTTGGGATCACATTGTCCGCTTTTCTCCTTCTGCTTCTGGAATACGCGGGTAAGCACTTGGCTTTGTTTTTGAAACCATGTTCGAATGCGAAATCTGTTATGGCTCAGAGATTGTCTGCGTTTTTATTGTTTTCGAATGGTTTCGATTCGAGTGATGATATGAAGGGAGTGGCTGCGAGGGAAAAGACTGTGATTTTAGATTCTGCCATTGAAGAGATTGAGATTGTTGATGTTAACAAGAAGGGAAGATTGATTGAGTTGCTTGGTATGGAATGTGAGGAGACGAAGCCCGCGGAGAAGGGAAGTGTTGGCGTTGATAAAACCGCCGGTGAAAAAAGTTTGGTTGAGTTGCTTGGGATGGAATGTGAGAAGAAGAGGGGGGTGGTGGATAAGAGAAGGGTTTGTGCCAATAAGACTGTCGGTGATGTGTCGTTGGTTAAGTTATTGGGGAAGGATTATCAAAAGATAAAGCTCGTGGAGGATGGCGAAGACGAAGGTGAATTTGTTGGGGATAAGAAGAGTAAGAGTATGAAAAATTCTAAGATTAAAGCTAAACTTATCAAGAAATTCGTGCCTAAGAAGTTGCGTCGAAAGGGTAAGCAAAACGAGCAGGAGCTGGAGCCTGTGCTGTACAGTGGCGATTCTAGTTTCCTCGGAGATGATAAGGTAGAAGGATGTGAAGAACAAGAAGACCGTGAAGATGAGAAACAAGAGGAACAAGAAAGTGAAAACAGATCGGTGTTCTCACTAGATGCAGAGGAGAAGTCTAAAATCCAAGGCTCCGACGGAGTTTCTGATAACGGTGAAGGATCATTGGCTGGCGAAGTAACACCACTGGTTGTTGAAAAGAAGGgaagagaaggaaaagaagGTGGTTTTGGGTATCTGGTTCCCTTTCTTATAGTTCTTGCCGGACTTTTTGGAGGTCGGCTTGTTGCCCTTTTTCTTACAatcactttcttttttttgtcgaaGTTGATCGGAACTCTAAGGAGACTGGTAAAAGTATGTCCATGA
- the LOC139189003 gene encoding uncharacterized protein, protein MASNAMAAFQVPVLDNNNFDNWSIKMKALLGAHDVWEVVEKGYTEPEDEATMSQPQNESLKDSRKRDKKALYLIYQALDDNGFEKVSSATSAKQAWEKLQTSYK, encoded by the coding sequence ATGGCTAGCAACGCTATGGCAGCTTTCCAAGTTCCAGTGCTCGACAACAACAATTTCGATAATTggagtatcaaaatgaaggcCCTTTTGGGAGCACACGATGTATGGGAAGTCGTGGAGAAAGGCTACACTGAGCCAGAAGATGAAGCTACTATGTCCCAACCCCAGAATGAGAgtttgaaagattcaagaaagagagacaagaaggctCTCTACCTCATCTACCAAGCATTAGATGACAATGGCTTTGAGAAGGTCTCGAGTGCAACCTCTGCCAAGCAAGCATGGGAGAAGCTTCAAACCTCTTACAAATGA
- the LOC139188846 gene encoding putative germin-like protein 2-1 gives MASQLLFFAFLAVTSSIALASDPSSLQDFCVADATSSVLVNGRVCKDPKLVEGNDFFFSGLHLAGNTSNAVGSRVTPVSVAQIGGLNTLGISVARIDFAPWGLNPPHTHPRATEILTVLEGSLKVGFVTSNPENRLISKVLQKGDVFVFPVGLVHFQQNVGHGNAVAIVALSGQNPGVIAIANAVFGSNPDIPADILAKAFQVDTNAIYGLQSKF, from the exons ATGGCCTCTCAGCTTCTATTTTTCGCATTCCTTGCCGTAACTTCTTCCATTGCTTTGGCATCTGACCCGAGTTCTCTTCAGGACTTCTGCGTGGCTGATGCAACGAGCTCAG TACTGGTGAATGGTCGTGTTTGCAAGGACCCTAAGCTTGTTGAAGGCAACGATTTCTTCTTCAGTGGGCTTCACCTAGCAGGCAACACATCAAATGCAGTTGGTTCACGTGTGACTCCTGTTAGTGTAGCCCAAATTGGAGGACTTAATACCCTTGGCATCTCCGTTGCGCGTATTGATTTTGCCCCATGGGGTCTTAACCCTCCACATACACACCCTAGAGCTACTGAAATTTTGACAGTCCTGGAAGGGAGCCTCAAAGTTGGTTTTGTCACCTCCAACCCTGAAAACCGCCTCATCAGCAAGGTGCTTCAGAAAGGTGATGTGTTTGTTTTCCCAGTAGGCCTTGTGCATTTCCAACAAAATGTTGGACACGGAAATGCAGTTGCCATTGTAGCTCTCAGCGGCCAAAATCCAGGTGTGATTGCCATTGCAAATGCTGTATTTGGATCAAACCCTGATATCCCTGCTGATATTCTTGCAAAGGCTTTCCAAGTGGATACGAACGCAATCTACggtcttcagtcaaagttttaG